The sequence below is a genomic window from Salvelinus fontinalis isolate EN_2023a chromosome 19, ASM2944872v1, whole genome shotgun sequence.
tgttgacgttgagtgtgaggttattttcctgacaccacactccgagggccctcacctcctccctgtaggccgtctcgtcgttgttggtaatcaagcctaccactgtagtgtcgtccgcaaacttgatgattgagttggatgcGTACATGGCCACGAagtcgtgtgtgaacagggagtacaggagagggctcagaacgcacccttgtggggccccagtgttgaggatcagcggggtggagatgttgttacctaccctcaccacctggggggcggcccgtcaggaagtccagtacccaattgcacagggcggggtcgagacccattTATGTTAAATGctaagctgtagtcgatgaacagcattctcacataggtattcctcttgtccagatgggttaggacagtgtgcagtgtggttgcgattgcgtcgtctgtggacctattggggcggtaagcaaattggagtgggagataccatcgatcaccacattcttttggagagattggaaacccaaattggtctacaaggACAatttctggcctggtttagatcttatctgtcggaaagatatcagtttgtctctgtgaatggtttgtcctctgacaaatcaactgtacatttcggtgttcctcaaggttccgttttaggaccactattgttatcactatatattttacctcttggggatgtcattcgaaaacataatgttaactttcactgctatgcggatgacacacatctgtacatttcaatgaaacatggtgaagccacaAAATTgacctcgctagaagcctgtgtttcagacataaggaagtggatggctgaaaactttctacttttaaacacggacaaaacagagatgcttgttctaggtcccaagaaacaaagagtacttctgttgaatctgacaattaatcttgatggttgtaaagtcgtctcaaataaaactgtgaaggaccttggcgttactctggaccctgatctctcttttgacgaacataccaagactgtttcaaggacagcctttttccatctacgtaacattgcaaaaatcagaaatgttctgtccaaaaatgatgcagaaaaattaatccatgcttttgttacttctaggttagactactgcaatgctctactttccggccaCCAGGATAAAGCACCAAatgaacttcagttagtgctaaatacgcctgctagaatcctgactagaaccaaaaaatttgatcatattactccagtgctagcttccctacactggcttactgttaaggcaagggctgatttcaaggttttactgttaacctacaagcgttacatgggcttgctcctacctatctttccgagttggtcctgccgtacatacctacacgtacgctacggtcacaagacgcaggcctcctaaatagtccctagaatttctaagcaaacagctggaggcagggctttctcctatagatctccatttttatggaatggtctgcctacccatgtgagagacgcagactcggtctcaacctttaagtctttactgaagacttacctcttcagtaggtcatatgattcaGTGTAGTcgggcccaggagtgtgaaggtgaacagaaaggctctggagcaacgaaccacccttgctgtctctgcctggccggttcccctctctccactggtattctctgcctctaaccctatgacaggggctgagtcactggcttagtggtgctctttcatgccgtccctaggaggggtgcatcacttgagtgggttgagtcactgacgtgatcttcccccccccccccctggtttgtgccgtggcggagatctttgtgggctatactcggccttgtctcaggacggtaagttggtggttgaagatatccctctagtggtgtgcgggctgtgctttggcaaagtgggtggggttatatccttcccgtttggccctgtccgggggtatcatcggatggggctacagtgtctcctgacccctcctgtctcagcctccagtatctatgctgcagtagtttatgtgtcggggggctagggtcagtttgttatatctggagtacttcttctgtcttatccggtgtcctgtgtgaatttaagtatacttcctctctctccttctctctttctttctctctctcggaggacccgagccctaggaccatgcgtcaggactacctggcatgatgactccttgctgtccccagtccacctggccttgctgctgttccagtttcaactgttctgcctgcggctatggaaccctgacctgtacaccggacgtgctacctgtcccagacctgctgtttcaactctctagagaacgCAGGAGCGgcagagatactcttaatgatcggctatgaaaagccaactgacatttactcctgaggtgctgacttgctacaccctcaacaactactgtgattattattatttgaccatgctggtcatttattaacatttgaacatcttggccatgttctgttataatctccacccggcacagccagaagaggactgcccacccctcatagcctggttcctctctaggtttcttcctaggttttggcctttctagggagtcttTCCTAGGCACCGTGCTtccacacctgcattgcttgctgtttggggttttaggctgggtttctgtacagcactttgagatatcagctgatgtacgaatggctatataaataaatttgatttggtctagggtgtcaggtagggtggaggtgatatggtccttgactagtctctcaaagcacttcatgatgacggaagtgagtgctacggggcggtagtcgtttagctcagttaccttagctttcttgggaacaggaacaatggtggccctcttgaagcacgtgggaacagcagactgggataaggattgattgaatatgtccatttgtgcattcctgtgtgtgttagtgtgactACACAGCAAATTTGTGTTAAAATCTCTGTGTTGAGGCAAAAAGTGTTGCGAGTTTTCAATTGGTGTAGGCTACAGGACTGAAAGTCATTGAATGCCACAGTCATGTCTCTGTTACGGCCAAACAGTCATGTCTCTGTTACGGCCAAACAGTCATGTCTCTGTTACGGCCAAACAGTCATGTCTCTGTTACGGCCAAACAGTCATGTCTCTGTTACGGCCAAACAGTCATGTCTCTGTTACGGCCAAACAGTCATGTCTCTGTTACGGCCAAACAGTCATGTCTCTGTTACGGCCAAACAGTCATGTCTCTGTTACGGCCAAACAGTCATGTCTCTGTTACGGCCAAACAGTCATGTCTCTGTTACGGCCAAACAGTCATGGGTGATACAGGTGAATATGCAAATAATTAAAATACTTCAAAATGAGTTACTGTATCACCACAGGTGTTAATTCCCAAACACTGAGAAAGTGTAAAAGCATCAGCTCTAATAAAATGAAAGTTGGAATTTGCAACATCATCTGGTGTTAGGAATCCAACACTCTTAGGCTGTTAGCATTGAACATCTCAAATGGTGTTAAACTAAGTTCAAAATGGTGCCaatagacatggcagctctgtttctggCTCCTAAGCAACTTAGCAGTATTTATTTGTCTTTTTTGTTTCTTCTTACATCATTAGCCTAGAACGTTTTTTGCAAAGAACTATAAGCActttgctacacctgcaataacatctgctaaacatgtgtttgtgaccaataaaatttgatttgaaagtgttacatttaacactatTGATGTAAAAATTCATCATCCCCCCCCAGTAGTTGACATTGACAGGCCATGAGGCTGATTGCTGTGGGCATAAAGCCCCAGAGATGAGCTCCTCTCCTGGGTTAAGGGTTAGGTAGCAGCTTGTCTCTCTGTCAGGCCCCGGCCTTATCCTGCTTTTCAGGTGAGCGTCCGCGATAACACCATTAAGCcaagcaaacaaaagaaaaacaccCAACACACCCTCACACTTTTCCACGCATGCTCACGGGTAAACACAGCATGGATCCCACGTGACCCTCAGACAGcgacaactacacacacactctctgtgtaGACAAGGTTATtcttaaccacagatctagggtcAGATTACTAGTGACTGAACACCTCCAGGGCTGTTGGTAAGGGTCTATACTCACCCTTGGGCATCCTTCTGAAGCCTGCATGAAACATAAACAAAGACCAGGTGAGAAGGTCAGGTCAATTTATCAAACCAACAGTCTAACACCACTAGCCTGGCCACATCTGTGTGTTTTAGCCAAATCTTAAGATTAATGCATCATGCCATACATTTATGTACAGTATAGTATGACAATGATAGTTAAGGGAGTTGGTTAAACTGAGGCACATCAAGACATGACCAGGACCAGTTTcctacaccactacagtagagacTTACCTGAACTGCAGCACAGCCACACTCTTAAAGCCTGGCAGTCCCCCCACAGCATCCTTTATCTGCAAACACAGAGGTCAACATCAGCATCCTTTATCTGCAAACAAGGAGGTCAACATCAGCATCCTTTATCTGCAAACAAGGAGGTCAACATCAGCATCCTTTATCTGCAAACAAGGAGGTCAACATCAGCATCCTTTATCTGCAAACACAGAGGTCAACATCAGCATCCTTTATCTGCAAACACAGAGGTCAACATCAGCATCATTTATCTGCAAACAAGGAGGTCAACATCAGCATCCTTTATCTGCAAACAAGGAGGTCAACATCAGCATCCTTTTCTCCAAACACAGAGGTCAACATCAGCATCCTTTATCTGCAAACAAGGAGGTCAACATCAGCATCCTTTATCTGCAAACACAGAGGTCAACATCAGCATCCTTTATCTGCAAACAAGGAGGTCAACATCAGCATCCTTTATCTGCAAACAAGGAGGTCAACATCAGCATCCTTTATCTGCAAACACAGAGGTCAACGGGAGTTCAACAGTCAACATCAGCATCCATGTCACTCGGTGCCCTAACTTTATCACTATCCTTATCCCTAAACCTAATCAAATAAAAAAGGAAGAGTTTAGGTACTGAATTCTGAGGATATTGACAGTTGACGTCCTCTCTAGCATGGCCATCTAGTGACTACTACGCACTCAGACCACCGATTGAACCTTGTTGCTGGGTGCTAATGTGAAGCGCTTTGTGAAGAGAACCATTGAACTGCTAACTCATTGACCCATCATTGCAGAATACCTGCTCAGTGATAAAATGTCATCAAGTTTAATAGTGTACAAACGTTACACCCTTTTCTGCCTTTCCCTTTCAATGCGCCAGATAACTGCTTTCAGAATCACTATTATTTGGACACATTTGGAGACACAGCCTACTTTTTCCAGCTGTCACATTGTGTCTTTCCGAACttgtccatccctctcctcctccctcttctatctctctccttctttccctgTCTATCTCCTTCCCCCTTCCCGTACACAGAGTGATCAAGTTTAAGACAGAGTAATAATGAGTACATTAATGGCTTGCAGGGGAGAGTCAAAATCATCTTATTTTACCAGCAGCAGTAAAACGTCTGACCCAGTTGTTCTCAGTCAAAAAGTCTCAATGGTGGAGGAAAGTTATCTGTGAGTTCGTGGGTGTGTGTCCTTCCTTTTTCACTCCAGTCCCACTTGCGGCCTCAAGCCACATCATAAACCGTCAATTTCAGCATCCTTTCACACAAAGTATGCCTAGTGTCAAATACAAACAATCAAATAAAGGGAATTTGAAATCCTGCCCAAATGTGAGGGTTCTTTATAGTGCCCTGACTGTGTGTGTTAAATCTAACAATAAATCACTACAGCCTCAGAGCCAAGCCTACAAACCAAGTGATGGGTTTGAGAGAGGCCAGGAGATGAAAGAGGATGGAGAGTGAAAAGGGGTGACAGGAGTGAGAGAAGCAGAAAGAACATCTGAGTCATACCTTGTCAGTGAACTGCTGGTTGAGTGTCTGGTACTGGAGGCTGGCAGGGTCTCTGAGAGCATCGCTGTACCTCTCTCCCTTCAGCAGGATACTCAGCTCCACCACCTGCTCCAGCTGGACCCGCTCCAACACCTCCATCTCTATGTCATTTGTGGGTTCTTTGGAAGTCTCCGCCGCCGCAGCCTCTGGCTCCTCTATGATGACCTCACTGATGACCTCTGGGTGGTTAGGGAGTGAGAGGGTAAAAGTCAGTGTTTTTACAATGCAACACTTCTTACAACACTTGTCTCTGAATCAACTTAATCCAGCTCTTTAGAATGAGTTAATTAGCTGACTCAGGTACATTACTACTGGGCTGGATCCAAAGCCTGCACAACCAGTGGGTCTTCAGGACTAAAGAAATCTGATTGTCAACTTCGACGCAGGTCTGTGCTATATGTGCTTTAGCCAAATCCTCTAACTATCATTGTAATGGTATGTTTACCGCGAGACATCAGAAGCATTGATTGGCTTAAGCTCATATGTGGACCTAGACATCAATAGCCAGAGTTGGCTAACTGTGCTCTGATTTCTAATGTGGATTAAACAGCTCTactgggatagagggagatggggtcgagagagacagagagagcaagagagacagagagagcgagacagagataaaggagggATGAAAGATGCGTGTGTTACTGACCTTGATCCTCCTGTTCTGTGTCTGGAGTCTGGGTGCTGTGGAACAACAATCAGTCACAGTTAGAAAGAGGTTTCACTCACAGATCTCATCAATTCAAATtataaaaagttttttttaaagagtaatTTAAGAAGCACATGACAATGTTTGGGGTTCTACATGGAGTGGATATGGGCACAGCAGCCGTAGAGATATATACACTGTATCTATCTCTATGGGCACAGCAGAGGGTGCAGAGGATGAGGAGTAATATGGCCAGGTAAGGTTGAAGAACCTTCAGAACCTTACCTGCACATATGTAACCATGAGTTGGTGGCATCACTACAGTTGATAGAACAGAAGTAGAGAGAACAGCAATGGGAAAATGAATGAGACATGTAATACAAGGGTAATGCCCAGTGAATACGCTCAAAGAGTGGTTACAACGGCAAATAAAGTGAATATGATATGATGCCTTGCCTTTTTAACACTGTCACTGACATTCTCTGAAATTGGATAGACAGAAGGCAGAAATGTTACAGGAGCAAGTACAGTAATAACTGAAGCAGGATTATAATTGTTACATACACAAAATAACgttaaataaacaaacaaaaatcagCTGGAAACTATGACTTTTTGGATGAATGATGATGTACAGGTAGTAGATATACATGATGATGGTACTTTCATGGAGACTGAAAAGACTCATATCCCCTATGCacccactaccccccccccccccccccgctttcaAAAACAGCCCACTCACACTCTCAACCAGGGCCAGGTGCTCCTCTGATTGGCTGAAGTTGTTGCCCATCTCCAGAGCAGTGGTCGTGCCGTCCAGGCACCGACTCATCCAGGTCTGGTACTCTTCCTGGTTCGGGAGGCGGTCCCAGAAAATCTTGAAGGCTTCCCACAGCGTCTCCtgacacactaaaacacacacacacactaatgtcaCTGATTGGTGAAAGAACCCATTCACTTGGTAGAAAACGTTCTCTAAGGATGACAAGGAGCAGGTAGGAAAACCACCCGAGGCTGTGGCCCTCCAGTTCTATAGCTGTGACCCCCTGAGGTAAATCTTAGCTAGCATCTTAGCTCATGTGTGGATCACAGTGTGGATTTAAGTGTTGTACAGTACATACCCCCTGCCAGGTCAGAGTCAACTGATTCCATGTTTAGCATGTTGTGTACCTGTCTGCCTGACCTCAGTATCACTCTCCAATGTCATGCCACTGCCAAACCAGTGATGTAACCCCTTTCCATACTGTAAATCCGATTACAGGTGAGTACAATGAGAACTTGtgctcaactggcctacctggttaaataaaggtgaaataaatgaagaaaaaaataacagGTCTCCAACACAATGACCTGTAGCTACCTACTCGACCCTCACTGTTCTGCTCCCTGGAGCCAAAGCATCTCCCAATCCCCATAGGTTAATACGGTTACAGATGAGTTCCTACGGCACAGTATCTCCCTTAACGCTGTCCCAGCTATTCTCCTCTCAATTCAACTTTAACAACTGCATCTACATAATACAGTACTATCTCAACAATCATTGTGCTCACCTATCTACACAATCACCAACCacggccctggtctaaagagCTACGGGGAGGGATTTGTTCCAGCCCATCTGGAAGAAGGTCTTCATGAGCAGATGTTTAAATCAGGTGTTTTAGTAAGTATTGGGCTGAAACTAACGTCTTGATTGCCAAATTTGACCAATCTCATTGAAGTTTTAAACATTTTTAACTATACATTTTCATAAAGCATAGTATAGAGAAGGTCCTGGAATAGCTTTACTATTCATCGGGAAACTCAAGGGTTAGCCAAACAGCCAGGGAGTGTTAGCAGCCCTCTAATGGAGTCCAGCCAGGTCATTGTCTCAGCAGCCCACCAGACTGGAGTCACATGCAGAGCTGTCCTGCACACTCATCACAGACGAGCCACTAACAGGCCCACAGATTCTTCTAAGCTCCTCCCTCTCAGAACCCtaagcctctgtctctctctcctgagtgGACGGACACATGTTCTGAGCGTTAGACTTTTAACCGGTCTGCTCCCGCCCAACGTCCTTCTCAGgagtcactctctctccccctccctgtctctcgaaGAGCAGTACAGGGGCTCTAAATGGGTTTATCTTGACTTACAGTGTGACTTACTGATCGCCAGGAAATGAATCTAAAGTAGAGCAGATGTTGCTGAATATCTGATGCTGGAGAGGGCATATAGGTTGAGACCCAAATATCTCAATGCAGTTGACACACATCTCACGTGTCTAGGGCTGGGTGAGTAAAGGATGTAGACCTACTCCACGGTCTGGGTAAGGGTTGCCAGAACGTGCCACATGTGTAGATCTGGGATCAGCTAATACCTGCAGTCAGTAGCCCAAGCCAATCTGGAGGTAAATGCACAACTGGCCATAGGTCTGTGGGCAAGCACTAATCTTCCAACAGACATGACATCCGCAGCACTTCAAGCACTACTCCATGAGGTGAAGGCCTTTGATAAGAGGAGCGGAGGGAGGGGTAAATAATGATTGTTCTAAACGCCATTATAAGACCACAGACTTGGAACTGAGGGACCGGGAGGACCGAGAACTCATGTAGGCCCATAGATGTTACAGTATGTGTAGGCCTCTCCCACCGCTGACTTGTGTTGCAACTGCCCACTTTTAAAATCCCTGGCTAGAGGCAAGAGACACACACAACCGGACATCTAAAGGATAAGCACACTGCACAGCACTAAACAGTATAGAGCCTATCGGATAAAGTGTGAAGTTAAGCCTAGACACTGATCTTAAGTTCGTTGTCTTTCTACCCCCCAACGGTTGAGGTTACAATTTGGGAAGGGTAAACAGATTCCAGATCTGTGCTTACGGGCTACTTCTATCTCCAGAATTATCCATACAGGTCAGTGAGTGGTGGTTGTAATGTAGTGAACATTATGCCATAGCCCAGCAATCTAAATAACTCACCTCGAAGGTGAAAATAGCTGAGGTGATTTGCGATGGCTTGTTGCACACTCTCCTGCCCGCAGAGTTTGACCCCACTGGGGAAAAGGACGTTTCGCTTCTGTCGGTGGGTAGCTCCATGGTCCTTGTGTGAAACCTTGAGGACAGGTGACTGAACTATGCTTTGAAGAACCGATAGAATGGGTGAAATGCCAACTGTTTTGAAATAAAGATCCTGTCCATCAGGAAGAATAGGACCTTCTCCAGATGCAGCATCTGTGACAAAACATTAAACACATAACATTGGACAACAACTCCTTCTGAAATTGTAATAGATTCATGTGTAGATTGATTATTTGTCCTACCTACACAAATACATACCTGTTCTTATTCCCAAAAGTGTGAACGCTAAAATGAACGGAAGTGtacacaaaatacatttcaatAAAGAGTCCGACATCTTAAATCCGTAGTAGTTTTAACTCAGAGGGGTTGAAAAATGGTATTAGTCCCTCCTTACGAGTTTGCATAGTTCAAAATCCAGCAAACGCATCAGTTCCTCACCAATAATCATGAAGTGATTAGATAAagtcaaatcacatttatttataaagcccttcttacatcagctgatatttcaaagtgctgtacggaaacccagcctaaaaccccaaacagcaagcaatgcaggtgtagaagcactgtggctagttaaaataaagtgatgcCCTCCGTTCCTTCCTTCCGTGGGCTGAGGAAGGTGTGTGGTGCTGAAGAACAGCTCATGGCCACAGGTAGGCAGATGGCCAattgagagagagattttttttgCTCTCTAATCTTGTTGGCTAAGCCCTTTAGAGCAGCTTGTTAAGACGTTACTGGTGTAATACTGGGATTGGTGCTTAGTGCGAGGGAAacgtggatgagagagagatgggaaagggggagggaagagaggccaCCCGCAGAGAGAGACGGCTGTAAGTGCAAGGTACCAGACAGTCCTGGTCAAAATGAAACTCCACTCAAGGCTGGAACTGGCTGAGGCCTATATTTTCAGTCTTAGTAGAACTAACAGATAGCTAGCTCTCTAAATCTTCACCTGAGGGTAATGTTCAGGTTTATGATTTGAGCAGGTCAGTGCTGTTATAATCCTTCATAGTTCATAGGGCCATTAGACATGGACTAGGAAACACTGAGTTTAACCATAATGACATCTGGTTGTGCTTTAGCAAACTCCTCGATCATTTGTAGTTGTGTCAAAGAGGCTGGTCGAGTCGGTTTGTTCACAGCCCAATGAAATCCTTCATTTATAAAACATCTTCTGGATGGGAAGGATTTAGAGGGTTTAAAATAAATCATCATCAGGGAATTAGGTACTGTGCGGCTGGAGTCTAAATTTAAGGAGCCTCACCTTAGCTAAGGTCAAGCAGGTTAGATTCCAGTGATACCCCATAAATTAAT
It includes:
- the LOC129816205 gene encoding interphotoreceptor matrix proteoglycan 2-like — its product is FVTDAASGEGPILPDGQDLYFKTVGISPILSVLQSIVQSPVLKVSHKDHGATHRQKRNVLFPSGVKLCGQESVQQAIANHLSYFHLRVCQETLWEAFKIFWDRLPNQEEYQTWMSRCLDGTTTALEMGNNFSQSEEHLALVESRMSVTVLKSTQTPDTEQEDQGQ